In Phreatobacter cathodiphilus, the genomic window CGCCGAGATCGACTTCGGCAAGGTCACCGTCGGCGGCACCCACGTGGCGCTCATGGCCGCCTCCCTCGCCGAGGGCACCACGGTCATCCACAACGCCGCCCGCGAACCGGAGATCGTCGACCTCGCCGATTGCCTCATCAAGATGGGCGCCCGCATCAAGGGCCACGGCACCTCCACCATCGAGGTCACCGGCGTCTCGCGCCTGCGCGGCGCCCACCACGCCGTGGTGGCAGACCGCATCGAGACCGGCACCTATGCCATGTGCGTCGCCATGGCCGGCGGCGACGTGCTGCTGGAGGGCGCCCGGCCCGAGCTGCTGCAGTCCGCCCTCGACGTGCTGGTGGAGGCCGGCGCCGAGATCTCCTCGACCAACGAGGGCATCCGCGTGAAGCGCAACGGCCACGGCATCAGCCCGGTGGCGGTGACCACCGATCCTTTCCCCGGCTTCCCCACCGACCTGCAGGCCCAGCTCATGGGCCTGATGACCCGGGCCAAGGGCACCTCGCGCATCACCGAGACGATCTTCGAGAACCGCTTCATGCACGTGCAGGAGCTCGCCCGCCTCGGCGCCCACATCCATCTCGACGGGCAGACCGCCACCATCGAGGGCGTCGACACGCTGAAGGGCGCTCCGGTCATGGCCACGGACCTGCGCGCCTCGGTGTCCCTCGTCATCGCGGCGCTCGCGGCCCAGGGCGAGACGACCGTCAACCGCGTCTATCACCTCGACCGCGGCTTCGAGCGGCTGGAGACCAAGCTCTCCGCCGTCGGCGCCGATATCGAGCGCCTCTCCGGCGGCTGAGCGGCGGCCTCCCCTGGCGTCAAGACTTCCGCAAGGGGCTGCGTGGCAGGTTGGGCCCGAGGATGGATCTCTGCATGGCGCTTCCTGCCGCTTCGAACACGCGTGACCGTCGGCGCGGGCGCCGGCAAGACCTGCGCTACAAGGCGCGGATCGAGCGTCTGGCGGACGGCGCGGAAATCGCCTGCACCCTCCTCGACGTGTCGCAGACCGGCGCCCGCCTGGTGGCGCGCGAGCCGGAAGGCGTGCCCGATGAATTCCTGCTCCGGCTTGCCGTGGGCCGGCAGGCCCAGCGTCGCTGCGCCGTCGTCTGGCGTGACGGCGCCAGCATGGGCGTGCGCTTCATCGTCGAGGCCGACGAGGAACTCTGACCGCATATCCGAATGACGAAAGGCGCCCCCTCGCGGGAGCGCCTCGCCTGTGGTCGTCGGATGATGGCCGGCGCGATCAGCCGCAGCGGCGCTCGCGGCGCACCACCACCGTGCCGTTCGGCCGCTCGGTGCGGATCACCACGTTGCGGCAGCGCTCGCGCTCGCGGATCACGACGCGGGGCGAGCGGCGCTCGCGGATAATGACGCGGTCGGGGCGGCGGTCACGGCGATAGCCCGGGCGGCCGTCGTCGGTACGGATCGACACGCCGCCCTCGCCGGCGCGGATGCGCACGTCCTGGGCGAAGGCGGGAGCGGAGAAGAGGAGGGCGGCGGCAAGCGCGCCGAGGGTGAGAGCTTTCATCGGGGGAGTCCTCGCGGATGGTCAGGACCCCGACAACCCCCGGCGGAGACGAATGTTCCCCGCATGGTCTCTCTGGAAAGACGCCCTCGGCTGCCAGTGGCCGCCGTTCATCCGCCGCCTTCCTCGGTCCACGAAGGTCGTTCCCTCCCGCTGCGGAATGGGAAGTGCTTGACCTCGTCAGGTCGCCGGCCGATCCTGATACCGTTCAACAGTTCGTTGAGGCAGCGCCGCGACGCCGAAGCTTCGGTGTGGACGAGGGTGTGGTTTGCCGAAGCAGCCTTCACGGGAGAAGGGCACGATGCGCATCCGAATGGGGCTTCTGGCCCTCGTTACTGTGGCGGCCCTGACGCCCCTCTCGTCCACCACGGGCTTCGCCCAGCAGGCGCAGTTCGAACGCTTCTGCCGCGACTATGCCGACCATGCGGTGAGTGCGGCCAACCGGGCTGCCCAAGCCGGGTGCGCGCCGCACCGCGCATTCCGCAACGACTTCGTCGCCGACCGGGCGCTCCACTACAACTGGTGCCTTCGCGCCCCGGAGCAGGCGGTGGCCGCCGGCCGCCAATCCCGCCAGCAGGCGCTGAACGCTTGCCTTGCGCGGGCGAACCCCCAGGCGCAGTTCGACCGTTTCTGCCGTGATTACGCCGACCACGCGGTGAACGTCGCCAATCGGGCCCGGCAGTCTCAGTGCCCGGCCAGCGGCTGGTACAGCACCAATCATGCGGGCCACCTCAACTGGTGCCGGGGAGCCCCGGAACAGACGGTGGCTGCCCACCGCCAGTCCCGCCAGCGGGCCCTGGACAACTGCCTGCGCGGCGCACCCTGACGCGTTGACGGGGCCCACGAGCCGGGCCGCCTCCGTCGCCTGCATGACGAGGGACGGGGGCGTATGCCCCTGATCCACTGTGTCCGAAAGCGGCATCTGTCGGGATCCGCCGGCTGGCGTGGCGCCATCGCCGCGATGATCTCGAGACAGACTCCGCCGCAACGGTTGCACCCGGCCGGACGCATTTTCGCGAAGGCGGACCCCCAGACAACAAAAAAGCCCGGCGAACCGGGCTTTTCTGCGGGTTTCTCGACGATCTCGGATCGTCTGAAACGTGAAATTGGTGCCCAGAAGAGGACTCGAACCTCCACGCCTCGCGGCGCTGCTACCTGAAAGCAGTGCGTCTACCAATTCCGCCATCTGGGCGAAGGCGGCTCTCATAGCGAGTGCGGCGGGACCCGTCAACGTGCTCTTTCGCGAAAGGGCTCCGCGCCGTCCTCACGGCCCGAAGACGAAGACGCGTTTCGGCACGAGTTCGCCGGCCTCGACCTCGCACAGGGCGATGGGATCGCCCGCGGACGACGCCCAGACGGCCCCCTCGATCGGCGCGTCGCGGCCGCGCAGGATGGTGCTCTGGCCGCGCAGCAGGCGGGCGGCGACGTCGCGCGTCACCTTGACCTCCGGCACCTCGGCGAGCGCCGCCTCGACGGGCAGCAGCGCATCCTCCAGCGTCTGGCCCGCGATCTTGCCCTCGGCGAGTTCGCGCAGCTCCTCCAGCGTGACGGTGTCGTCTTCCCCGAACGGGCCGACGCGCGTGCGCCGGAGCGCCGTCACGTGGCCGAGGCAGGAAAGGTCGCGGCCGATGTCGCGGGCGATGGCGCGGACATAGGTGCCCTTGCCGCATTCGGCCTCGAACTCGGCGCTCTCGGCCGAGAAGGCGGTGAGCCGCAGGTTGTCCACGGTGATGGGCCTCGCCTCCAGCACCACCTCCTCGCCGTCGCGGGCGAGGTCGTAGGCGCGCTCGCCGCCCACCTTGATCGCGGAGAATTTCGGCGGCACCTGCATGATCGTGCCGGTATAGCGCGGCAGCAGCGCCTCCACCGCCTCGCGGGTGGGCCGCAGGTCGGACCGGGCGGTCACCTCGCCTTCGGTGTCGTCGGTGCTCGTCTCCGTGCCCCAGGCCACCGTGAAGCGGTAGGTCTTGCGGCCGTCCATGACGAAGGGAACGGTCTTCGTCGCCTCCCCCAGCGCGATCGGCAGCAGGCCGGTGGCGCGCGGGTCGAGGGTGCCGGCATGGCCGCCCTTCTTGGCGTTGAACAGGCGCCGCACCTGCGACACCGCATGGGTGGACGTCTGGTCGAAATCCTTGTCGAGGACGACCCAGCCGTGCACGTCCACCTTCTTCGAGCGCGGCTGGTTCATGCCTCGTCGTCCTTCTGCACGTCGCGGCGCACTTCGTCGCTCTCCAGGAGACGGTCGATGCGCGAGCCCTCCTCGAAGGATTCGTCGATGCGGAAGCGCAGGTCGGGGGCGAATTTCAGGTTGGTGCGGTGGGCGAGCTCGCCGCGCAGGAAGCGCTTGTTGCGGGCCAGCGCCTGGATCACCTCCTGCTGGTCGTTGCCGCCCAGCGGCATGACGAAACAGGTGGCGATCTTCAGGTCCGGCGACATGCGCACCTCCGGCACGGTGACCACGTGGGTCTGCAGGACCGGATCGTGGATCTCGCCGCGTGAGAGCACTTCGGAGAGGGCGTGGCGCATCAGCTCGCCGACGCGCAATTGCCGCTGGGACGGGCCGGAGCCCGTGTCGAAACGCTTGGCCATGGTCTTTGGTCCTTCGCCCGGGGTCGGACCGGGTGGAAGTGAATGAGGAGGCGGGCACATACACCCTGAGGGCGCAAAAGGGAAGGCGGGGGGACCGTGGCCGGATTCTCGCCCCTCTGCCCCTCACCCTTACCCTCTCCCCCCTCGCGGGGAGAGGGGACTTCGACGTCCTGTTCCTTCCGCAGCCGCAATGCCCGGCACGACGGTTCAGGCTGTGTTGCGCCACCGGTGCCCCCCTCTCCCCGCATGCGGGGAGAGGGTAGGGGTGAGGGGCAACTGGACCGCCTCTATGAGTGAAGGGCCACTTCAGATCGCCGCTCAGACCTCGCCGGTCGGCGGCAGGCGCGCGAGGATCGCCGTGAGAACCCCGTCCATGGCGCCGAAGATATCGACGTTCCAGAACCGCAGGACCTCGAAACCCTCCGCCCGGAGAAACGCGTCGCGCCGCAGGTCGTGGGCGGACTCGCAGTGCTGCCCGCCATCGACCTCCACCACCAGGCGAGCCTCGCGGCAGACGAAATCGGTGAAATAGGGCCCGATCGGCACCTGGCGGACAAACTTGTGCCCGGCGAGGCGGCGATCCTTGATCTGGTTCCAAAGCCGTTTTTCGGCCGGCGTGGCCTCGCGCCGGAGCCGGCGAGCACGCGCGGTGGTCCGCGGAGACGGTCCCCGGAAGCGAAGCGCCATGGCCATGCGCCTCTCCTACCTCTCGTGGCACGAGCGATGGTGACAGCATCGTGCCTCTCGGCGCCTGGCGGCATCCGGTGGAAGCCGGATCGGGGCCGGATTGGTGGCTCTGCCCCTTACCCTCTCCCCGCATGCGGTGAGAGGGGACTATGACGTCCAGGCAGGTCGGAGATGACGGCGTCTGGCCCGACCGGCTGCCGCGGCCTTACCCCTTCAGCGCCCGCTCCGCCTCGCCGATGGCGTCCGGCGTGCCGACGTGGAGCCAGAGCCCGTCCAGGACCAGCCCGCGCAGGCGGCCCTTGGCTAGCGAGGCGTTCCACAGGGCGTTGAGCGAGAAGATCTCGCCGTCCGCGCGGCCGGCGAAATCGGCCTTCCGCATGATGGCCGCGCCGGCATAGGCATAGGGCGCCCGCGCTGCCGATCCGCGCCTGGTCAGGCGGCCGTCGGCGTCGAGGAAGAAGTCGCCCGGCCCGTCGAAGCCGACACTGCCCTCCATCGGGGCCAGCAGCAGCAGGGTGTCCATGCGGTCGGGGTCGAAGGCCTCGATCATCCGCACGAGGTTGGACGGCCCCCGGTCGGTCCAGAAGGAATCGGCGTTGCGGATCAGGAAGGTCTCGCCGAGATGCGGCAGGGCGCGGGCGACGCCGCCGCCGGAATCGAGAATCTGCGCCCGCTCGTCGGAGATCACCACCTCGGGCCTCTCGCGCCCCGCCACCGCCGCCTCGATCTGGTCGGCGAGGTGGTGGACGTTGACCACGGCGCGCGTCACGCCGGCCTCGGCGAGCGGATCCAGCACGTGGTCGAGCAGGGTCTTGGACCCCACCCGCACCAGCGGCTTCGGGATGCGGTCGGTGATCGGCCGCATGCGGGTGCCGAGCCCCGCCGCCAGCACCATGGCGCTGTCGACGGCGATCACGGCGGCGGCACCCGGTCGTCGACCCAGCGCTTCACTTGGGCGAGGGCCGGATGGGCGAGGCAGCGCTGCAGATAGGCCCAGATGCGCGGCAGGTGGGCGAGGTATTGCGGCTTGCCGTCGCGCTTGTCGAGGCGAGCGAAGATGCCGAGGATCTTGGTCGCCCGCTGCGCACCCATGATGGCGTAGAGCCTGGCGAAGGCGGCCATGTCGAAGCCGGGATCGAAGGCCTTGCGCGCCGTGGCGTAGCGCGACAGCAATTGCAGCTCCAGCTCCTCCGGCACGGTGATGCGCGCGTCCTGCAGCAGCGAGGCGACGTCGTAGGCGGCCGGCCCCATCACGGCGTCCTGGAAATCGATCAGGCCGACCTTCTCCACCCCGTCGCGGCCGGCGAGCCAGATGAGGTTGGGCGAATGGAAGTCGCGCAGCACCCAGGTCTGCGGCGCCGCCTCCACCTCGGCGAAGAGCTCGCCCCAGCGCTGCAGGAAGACGTATTTTTCGCTCGCGGGAATGCGCGCGTCCTTCATCGGCAGATACCAGTCGAGGAGCAGTTCCACCTCGATGGTCAGCGCCTCCCTGTCGTAGGCCGGCAGCGCATAGGCGCCCTTCGGCGTCGCCAGCGTCGCCGGGCGCGGTCGCGAATGGATCAGCGCCAGCACGTCCACCGCCGCCATGTAGCGCTCAGGCAGGGGTGCGCCGTCGCGGATCACGCCCTCGCCGCCGAGATCCTCGATGATGAGAAATCCCTGGTCCAGATCGACGGCCTCGATCTCGGGGGAGGACAGGCCGATGTCGCGCAGGCCCTCGGCCATGGCGACGAAGGGCACCATGTCCTCGGCGAGATGGGCGATGCGGCTGTAGGGCAGGCCGTTCTTCACCGGGGGGCCGTCCGGCTTCTTCGGCGCGTTCATCAGCACGGCGCGGCGCTGGCCGTCGAGCAGGCGCTCGTAGGAGCGCGTCGAGGCGTCGCCCTGCAGATGGCGGCGCAGCGAGCCGCCCCATCCCGCATTGTTGAGGAAGCCGCGCAGCGCCACCAGCCGCGCCAGCCGCCCGGCCCAGGCGCCGTGGCCGGTCAGCACCGCCTGGCGGGCGCCGGGACCGCGGGCGGGGACGAGGGTCAGCGCCACCTCCAGCCGGTCGCCGGACAGGGCGCCGCCGAGGCGGTCCGGCCACTCGACGATGAGCAGCGCGCCCTCGGCCGCCTCGTCCCAGCCGAGTTCGGCGATCTCGTCCGGCGAGGTGACGCGATAGAGGTCGGCGTGGATGACCGGCAGGCGCTTCAGGTCATAGGGCTGGATCAGCGCGAAGGTCGGGCTCGGCACGTCGAGCTTCTCGTCCTCGGCGATGGCGCGGATGAGGGCGCGGGCGAGCGTCGACTTGCCGGCGCCGAGATCCCCCTCCAGCGTCACGACGTCGTGGGCCTGGGCGGCCATGGCGAGGTCCATGGCGAGTTCGCGCGTCTCCGCCTCGTTGGCGAGCATGCGGATGTGACGGAAGGGTTCGGTCATTCGGCGGCCTTGGAGAAGTCCTC contains:
- the murA gene encoding UDP-N-acetylglucosamine 1-carboxyvinyltransferase — encoded protein: MDRIRITGGRPLHGTIPISGAKNAALPLMIASLLTEDELTLANVPRLSDVSNLARILGNHGVDVTIAGKRNGDEVLTGQTVRLNARSIVDTTAPYELVSTMRASFWVIAPLVARMGRAKVSLPGGCAIGTRPVDLLLMALERLGATIDIDAGYAVVSADKGLKGAEIDFGKVTVGGTHVALMAASLAEGTTVIHNAAREPEIVDLADCLIKMGARIKGHGTSTIEVTGVSRLRGAHHAVVADRIETGTYAMCVAMAGGDVLLEGARPELLQSALDVLVEAGAEISSTNEGIRVKRNGHGISPVAVTTDPFPGFPTDLQAQLMGLMTRAKGTSRITETIFENRFMHVQELARLGAHIHLDGQTATIEGVDTLKGAPVMATDLRASVSLVIAALAAQGETTVNRVYHLDRGFERLETKLSAVGADIERLSGG
- a CDS encoding PilZ domain-containing protein, which gives rise to MALPAASNTRDRRRGRRQDLRYKARIERLADGAEIACTLLDVSQTGARLVAREPEGVPDEFLLRLAVGRQAQRRCAVVWRDGASMGVRFIVEADEEL
- the truB gene encoding tRNA pseudouridine(55) synthase TruB, producing the protein MNQPRSKKVDVHGWVVLDKDFDQTSTHAVSQVRRLFNAKKGGHAGTLDPRATGLLPIALGEATKTVPFVMDGRKTYRFTVAWGTETSTDDTEGEVTARSDLRPTREAVEALLPRYTGTIMQVPPKFSAIKVGGERAYDLARDGEEVVLEARPITVDNLRLTAFSAESAEFEAECGKGTYVRAIARDIGRDLSCLGHVTALRRTRVGPFGEDDTVTLEELRELAEGKIAGQTLEDALLPVEAALAEVPEVKVTRDVAARLLRGQSTILRGRDAPIEGAVWASSAGDPIALCEVEAGELVPKRVFVFGP
- the rbfA gene encoding 30S ribosome-binding factor RbfA, whose amino-acid sequence is MAKRFDTGSGPSQRQLRVGELMRHALSEVLSRGEIHDPVLQTHVVTVPEVRMSPDLKIATCFVMPLGGNDQQEVIQALARNKRFLRGELAHRTNLKFAPDLRFRIDESFEEGSRIDRLLESDEVRRDVQKDDEA
- a CDS encoding endonuclease domain-containing protein yields the protein MAMALRFRGPSPRTTARARRLRREATPAEKRLWNQIKDRRLAGHKFVRQVPIGPYFTDFVCREARLVVEVDGGQHCESAHDLRRDAFLRAEGFEVLRFWNVDIFGAMDGVLTAILARLPPTGEV
- a CDS encoding nucleotidyltransferase family protein, producing MVLAAGLGTRMRPITDRIPKPLVRVGSKTLLDHVLDPLAEAGVTRAVVNVHHLADQIEAAVAGRERPEVVISDERAQILDSGGGVARALPHLGETFLIRNADSFWTDRGPSNLVRMIEAFDPDRMDTLLLLAPMEGSVGFDGPGDFFLDADGRLTRRGSAARAPYAYAGAAIMRKADFAGRADGEIFSLNALWNASLAKGRLRGLVLDGLWLHVGTPDAIGEAERALKG
- the tsaE gene encoding tRNA (adenosine(37)-N6)-threonylcarbamoyltransferase complex ATPase subunit type 1 TsaE — encoded protein: MTEPFRHIRMLANEAETRELAMDLAMAAQAHDVVTLEGDLGAGKSTLARALIRAIAEDEKLDVPSPTFALIQPYDLKRLPVIHADLYRVTSPDEIAELGWDEAAEGALLIVEWPDRLGGALSGDRLEVALTLVPARGPGARQAVLTGHGAWAGRLARLVALRGFLNNAGWGGSLRRHLQGDASTRSYERLLDGQRRAVLMNAPKKPDGPPVKNGLPYSRIAHLAEDMVPFVAMAEGLRDIGLSSPEIEAVDLDQGFLIIEDLGGEGVIRDGAPLPERYMAAVDVLALIHSRPRPATLATPKGAYALPAYDREALTIEVELLLDWYLPMKDARIPASEKYVFLQRWGELFAEVEAAPQTWVLRDFHSPNLIWLAGRDGVEKVGLIDFQDAVMGPAAYDVASLLQDARITVPEELELQLLSRYATARKAFDPGFDMAAFARLYAIMGAQRATKILGIFARLDKRDGKPQYLAHLPRIWAYLQRCLAHPALAQVKRWVDDRVPPP